Proteins encoded in a region of the Planococcus citri chromosome 1, ihPlaCitr1.1, whole genome shotgun sequence genome:
- the LOC135833997 gene encoding uncharacterized protein LOC135833997: MTETVSEVYDLAYPSPITLKQISSIVIVVRLWRREIDTYFESNINPDEFNLTEHIQLKNLIPDMPSTIYNTLSNYIVTFRKSIEKWLRYHCANKVFISPEINKHRCFNNILRRFHDFAWDWNGAINYVRTARRMLQCDRFSDEEKFAIACLYYFEDDIKRIWPSVSTTKMRLGENSVRACPQLFYWANHMPAHSCNPYSYYNLSIYGVFNLDPLDNLSSVEYFWNRFPVEGRSRTAVVIYERCVELFARFILPQLSEHQLEEFITERAPGLIFRLLMCDSRRYAVLPTWMYIRNQMSEDQFHKLIMDLLSIEAEGDFVEEWLKLCREIWYSAPRHMKQPVFDDLLSEESSFLRSSSRIERSKPRRMKFLITVLHDVTFEERNAFWHKHWCALIRNAEVEDLLEMMNLCFRNEHEIRVFKNDIMCKYENFDYYCITSLKEGRIDKLNEYLDFCCPDEQKRRQLKQRLLRENLVSTVGFQLYYEFKSLNEFIDDAFERNDARVEFKSTFITSPMTEQFLFKFIREGDFALLMKFVDTFVSQQPVIEPLKTRLYDYFKEQLIAGWFRTVQLVNTDDVRRVLMWLLGNEDQVTRFKQSLPVDDVFRNIVQSKLKKRRNSGVGGGKPSKFPKKLHYFLMWYFNQDDEEIDNFKQRFRDELKIFVPRS, from the coding sequence ATGACTGAAACCGTATCCGAAGTATACGATCTGGCCTATCCGAGCCCCATCACACTGAAACAAATCTCATCTATCGTAATAGTAGTAAGACTGTGGCGAAGGGAAATCGACACATACTTCGAAAGTAACATTAATCCGGATGAATTCAATTTGACTGAACACATCCAGCTGAAGAATCTAATCCCTGATATGCCATCGACAATTTACAATACACTGTCTAATTATATAGTCACGTTTAGAAAATCGATCGAGAAATGGCTACGGTATCACTGTGCTAATAAAGTTTTCATCTCGCCGGAAATTAACAAGCATAGATGTTTTAATAACATATTACGTCGTTTCCACGATTTTGCATGGGACTGGAATGGCGCTATTAATTACGTCCGCACAGCCCGAAGAATGCTGCAGTGCGATCGATTCTCTGACGAGGAGAAATTCGCGATCGCTTGTTTGTATTATTTCGAAGATGATATCAAACGGATTTGGCCTTCTGTCAGCACGACGAAGATGCGTTTGGGTGAAAATTCTGTTCGAGCTTGTCCACAATTGTTCTACTGGGCGAACCATATGCCAGCCCATTCGTGTAAtccatactcgtattataattTATCTATTTACGGTGTGTTCAATTTAGATCCATTGGATAACCTGTCATCggtggagtatttttggaatcggtTTCCTGTAGAAGGACGCTCACGAACAGCTGTCGTTATATATGAGAGATGCGTCGAATTATTCGCTAGGTTCATTTTACCACAATTGAGCGAACATCAACTGGAAGAGTTCATCACTGAACGTGCTCCTGGTTTGATATTCAGGCTTTTGATGTGTGATTCGAGACGATACGCCGTTCTTCCTACTTGGATGTATATTAGAAACCAGATGAGTGAAGATCAATTCCATAAACTGATTATGGACCTGCTGTCGATAGAGGCTGAGGGTGACTTCGTTGAAGAATGGTTGAAACTTTGTCGTGAAATATGGTATAGTGCTCCTCGACATATGAAACAACCGGTATTTGATGATTTGTTATCCGAAGAGTCATCGTTTCTCAGATCGAGTTCGCGAATTGAGCGATCGAAACCGAGACGAATGAAATTTCTGATCACAGTATTACACGATGTGACTTTCGAAGAGAGAAACGCATTTTGGCACAAGCATTGGTGCGCTTTGATCCGTAACGCCGAAGTCGAAGATTTACTCGAAATGATGAACTTGTGCTTTCGAAACGAACACGAAATACGTGTATTTAAAAACGACATCATGTGCAAGTACGAAAACTTCGATTATTATTGCATCACGTCCCTGAAAGAAGGTCGTATCGATAAATTAAACGAGTATTTAGACTTTTGCTGCCCCGACGAGCAAAAAAGAAGACAGCTGAAACAACGATTACTACGTGAAAATCTCGTTTCGACTGTCGGCTTCCAGCTCTATTACGAATTCAAATCGCTGAACGAGTTCATCGATGATGCTTTCGAAAGGAACGATGCTCGCGTTGAATTTAAAAGCACATTCATTACGTCTCCTATGACCGAAcagtttttattcaaatttattcgcGAAGGTGACTTCGCTCTTCTGATGAAATTCGTTGATACTTTTGTTTCGCAGCAACCGGTCATCGAGCCACTGAAGACCCGTTTATACGATTATTTCAAAGAGCAGCTGATTGCTGGTTGGTTTCGTACTGTTCAGCTCGTTAACACGGATGATGTACGGAGAGTTTTGATGTGGTTGTTGGGTAACGAAGACCAAGTTACCAGATTCAAGCAATCGTTACCGGTGGATGATGTTTTTCGTAATATCGTGCAATCGAAGCTGAAAAAGAGACGTAATAGTGGAGTTGGCGGTGGAAAACCGAGTAAATTTCCTAAAAAGCtgcattattttttgatgtggTATTTCAATCAAGATGACgaagaaattgacaattttaaacaaCGGTTTCGCGATGAATTAAAGATTTTCGTTCCTCGTTCGTAA